The sequence ATCCCGGGCAGCGCAAGCAGCAGCTGGCCGGTGAACCAGGCGGGGGCGGTTTCCATGACGCCATCATGCCGCGTGGGGGCAGGGCGGTCCAGTAGCTTTGGGGCGTGGGTGTCAGCGTTGGGGTGGAGAGCGGACGTTCTCATATCCGTCATCCCGGCGAAGGCCGGGATCTCGCCCTATCGGTTTACCGCACCGGCGAGATCCCGGCCTTCGCCGGGATGACGATAGAGTTGAGGTCAGCAATCGGCCGAAACCAGACGTTCCGTCCAAATTCCCTTGCCGCACCCCCACCATCCTTGACTCGTGCGCCGCTCGCCCCAATGTCTCGCCGACCCGAATCCCCTCGAGCGAAAAGGATGCCACGATGACGATCCAGCCCGGCGACAAGCTGCCCGACGCCACCTTTGTGAAGGTGACCGAAAATGGTCCCGAACAGGTCAGCAGCGCCGATTATTTCAAGGGCCGCAAGGTCGCGCTTTTCTCGGTCCCCGGCGCCTTCACCCCGACCTGCTCGGCGAAGCATCTGCCCGGATTCGTCGAAAAGGCGGACGAGCTGAAAGCGAAGGGCGTCGACGAAATCGCCTGCACGGCGGTCAACGACGCCTTTGTGATGGGGGCATGGAGCAAGAGCGCCAATGCCGGTGACGCCGTGACGATGCTCGCCGACGGCAACGGCGCCTTTGCCGAAGCCGTGGGCCTGACGATGGACGGCACCGCCTTTGGCATGGGCAAGCGCGGCCAGCGTTTCTCGATGATCGTCAACGACGGCGTCGTCGAACAGCTGAACGTCGAAGCGCCCGGCGAGTTCAAGGTGTCGAGCGCCGATCATATGCTGGAACAGCTGTAAAACCCAAATCCTCCCTGTGGCGAAGCCATGGGGAGGATCGGGCTGCCCTCTTCCCTTTTGTCACAATTTCGTGCAACAGCGTCGCGATGACATCCAGATCATCGCAAGAAACCGCCGATCCCGCCGCGCGCGTCGACGCCATCATCGCCGAGCTTCAAACCGCGTTCCGCGCGTCGGTCGCCAACCTCAAATCCGCCATCGCCGCCTATGTCCGCGATCGCAGCCTGCCGCCCGCCGACGCCGCGGCGACGGGGCTGTTCGACTATCCGGCGATCCGCCTGACGACGACGGGCGAGCAGCGCGAGGGGCAGGCGGGGCATAATCTCTCCTTCGGCCGCTTCGAGCGCGCGGGCACATTCGTCACCACGGTGACGCGCCCCGACCTGTTTGCCGATTATCTGCGCGAACAGCTGATGCTGCTCGCGCGCCATTATGACGTCGAGATCGAGGTGACGCGGACGGGGCAACAGATTCCCTTTCCCTATGTGCTCGATGCCAGCGACGGGTCCGACATGGGCGGGGTCACCCCGCTCGAACTCGCACGCCATTTTCCGACGACCGAACTCGCCGATATCGGCGACGAACTCGCCGACGGGCTGTTCGGGCTCGATCCGACCGAGCCGCAACCGCTCGCGCTATTCGATGCGCTGCGCACCGATTTCAGTCTCGCACGCCTGCGCCACTATACCGGCACCGCGCCCGAGCATTTCCAGCGCTATATCCTCTTCACCAACTATCATCGCTATGTCGACGAATTCGTCGCCTGGGCGGGCGCGCAGGTGGGGCAGGGGCGCTATACCGCGCTCGCGGGCGCCGCGGGGCTCTATGTCGACCAGCCGGGGGTGAATGCGAGCGCGCTCGTCGCCGACAGCGCGTGGCGGCGGCACCAGATGCCCGCCTATCATTTGATCGCGCCCGATGGCGGCGGCATCACGCTCGTCAACATCGGCGTCGGCCCGTCGAACGCCAAGACGATCTGCGACCATCTCGCCGTGCTGCGGCCCGAAGCCTGGCTGATGATCGGCCACTGCGGCGGGCTGCGTCCCAGCCAGCGGATCGGCGACTATGTGCTCGCGCACGCCTATCTGCGCGACGATCATATCCTCGACGGCGTGCTGCCGCCCGAAATCCCTATCCCGCCGATCGCCGAAGTGCAGCAGGCGCTGGCGAGCGCCGCCGAAAGCGTGTCGGGAACCAGCGGCGCCGACCTCAAGAAGCGGATGCGCACGGGCACCGTCGTCACCACCGACGACCGCAACTGGGAATTGCGCTACACCGACTCGGCGCTGCGCTTTTCGCAGTCGCGCGCGATCGGCATCGACATGGAAAGCGCCACCATCGCCGCGCAGGGCTATCGCTTCCGCGTGCCCTATGGCACCTTGCTGTGCGTTAGCGACAAGCCGCTCCACGGCGAGCTCAAGCTGCCCGGACAGGCGAACCGCTTTTACGAGGAAGCGATCGCCGCGCATCTCCAGATCGGCATCCGCGCGTGCGAAACGATGCGCGACGAAGGCGCCAAGCTGCACAGTCGCAAATTGCGCGCGTTCAACGAGCCGCCGTTCAGATGAGCGGCGGGGGCAATGAACCGTCGTTCCGTTAACCATAAAGCAAGCCTGTCATCGTAATTTCACATGCGCTGCCGCTTTTCCCTTGCGGTGCGGCGACGGCATCGCCACCTTGTATTCCCAAGGGGGCCGCTCTCCCCGGCCTGGTCCCCGCAAGGAGATAGACCCATGCCGTCCTTTTCGGAGAGCCTCGAAAAGACCCTGCACAACGCGCTGAAGGCCGCTTCGGAGCGTCACCATGAATATGCGACGCTCGAACATCTGCTCTTCGCGCTGATCGACGACGATCATGCCGCCGAAGTGATGCGCGCGTGCGGCGTCGCGCTCGGCGACCTGCAATCGGCCGTCGTTCATTATCTCGACACCGAACTCGACAGTTTGAAGGTCGAGGGGCACAGCGACCCTTCGCCGACGAGCGGTTTCCAGCGCGTCGTCCAGCGCGCGATCCTGCACGTCCAGTCGTCGGGCAAGGATGAGGTGACGGGCGCCAACGTCCTCGTCGCGCTCTTCTCCGAACGCGAAAGCTATGCCGTCTATTTCCTTCAGCAGCAGGATCTGACGCGCCTCGACGCCGTCTCCTATTTGAGCCACGGCGTCGGCAAGGGCGGCAAGCCCGCCGCGCAGGCCGAACCCGAGGAAAAGGAGGAGGCGAAGGACAAGGACAGCGGCGGCAAGAACAAGAAGGAAACCGCGCTCGACCAGTTCACCGTCAACCTCAACGAAAAGGCGAAGACGGGCAAGGTCGACCCGCTGATCGGCCGCAGCGCCGAGGTCGATCGCACGATCCAGATCCTCTGTCGCCGCAGCAAGAACAACCCGCTCTACGTCGGCGATCCCGGCGTCGGCAAGACCGCGATCGCCGAAGGGCTCGCGCGCAAGATCGTCGAGGGCGACGTGCCCGAAGTGCTGCTGCCCGCGGTCATATATTCGCTCGACATGGGTGCGCTGCTCGCGGGCACGCGCTATCGCGGCGATTTTGAGGAGCGGCTGAAACAGGTCGTGACCGAACTCGAAGCATTGCCCCACGCAATCCTGTTTATCGACGAGATCCACACCGTCATCGGCGCGGGCGCGACGTCGGGCGGCGCGATGGATGCGTCGAACCTCCTGAAGCCGGCTTTGTCGGGCGGCGTGATCCGCTGCATCGGTTCGACGACCTACAAGGAGTTCCGCAACCATTTCGAAAAGGACCGCGCGCTGCTTCGCCGCTTCCAGAAGATCGACGTGATCGAGCCGAGCCTTGAGGACACCAAGAAGATCCTCGCGGGGCTGCGCAGTGCGTTCGAGGCGCACCATCAGGTGCGCTACACGCCCGATGCGATCAACGCCGCCGTCGACCTCTCGGCGCGCTACATCAACGACCGCAAGCTGCCCGACAAGGCGATCGACGTGATCGACGAGGTCGGCGCGATGCAGATGCTCGTCGCCCCGTCGAAGCGCAAGAAGACGATCACCGCGAAGGAGATCGAGGCCGTGATCGCGACGATGGCGCGTATCCCGCCCAAGTCGGTCTCGACCGACGACAAGGCGGTGCTCGCGAGCCTCGAGACCGATCTGAAGCGCGTCGTTTTCGGCCAGAACACGGCGATCGAGGTGCTGTCGTCGGCGATCAAGCTGTCGCGCGCGGGCCTGCGCGATCCCGAAAAGCCGATCGGCAATTATCTGTTCAGCGGTCCCACCGGGGTCGGCAAGACCGAAGTGGCGAAGCAGCTCGCGTCGATCATGGGCATCCCGCTCCAGCGTTTCGACATGTCGGAATATATGGAGCGCCACAGCGTCTCGCGCCTGATTGGTGCGCCTCCGGGCTATGTCGGTTACGATCAGGGCGGGCTGCTCACCGACGCGATCGATCAGAATCCGCATTGCGTGCTGCTGCTCGACGAGATCGAAAAGGCGCATCCCGACCTGTTCAACATCCTGCTTCAGGTGATGGATAATGGCCGTTTGACCGACCATCACGGCAAGACGGTCGATTTCCGCAACGTCATCCTCATTATGACCACCAATGCGGGCGCGAGCGACATGGCGCGCGAGTCGATCGGCTTCGGTCAGCAGACGCGCGAGGATGCGCAGGAAGAGGCGGTGAAGCGCATGTTCACTCCCGAGTTCCGCAACCGCCTCGATGCGATCGTGCCCTTCGGCTATCTGCCGCCCGAGGTCGTCGCGCGCGTGGTGGACAAGTTCATCCTCGAACTCGAATTGCAGCTCGCCGACCGCAATGTCCATATCCAGCTCGACGATGCGGCGCGCGAATGGCTGACCGGCAAGGGCTACGACAAGCTCTATGGCGCGCGTCCGATGGGCCGGTTGATCCAGGAAAAGATCAAGCAGCCGCTTGCGGAGGAACTCTTGTTCGGCAAGCTGGTCCACGGCGGCGAGGTCAAGGTGAAGATGAAGACCGGCGAGGATGCCCATGTCGGCAATCCGCTGGCCTTTGAAATCACGCCCGCGGCGCCCAAGGGCGCCAGGGGCAAGGCGAAGGCGAAGCCCGAAAAGACCGTCGAATAGCGCGCGCCTTTTCGAGAGGACCGAAAACAATCCGTGTGTCCCCGCGAAGGCGGGGCCCCAGCACCGGTTGCTTCAACCTTGCTCAGACGGGAGATGGGCACCCGCCTGCGCGGGTGCGCACTGAATGATGACTGTCGGCGCCGGGCGCTTACCCCGCCTCGGCCCTGAGCGCCTTGCGATCGAGCTTGCCGATCATCGTCTTGGGCAGCGTGTCCCGCACCTCGACCGCGATCACCCGTTCATGTTTGCCGAGCTGTGGGTTGAGCCAGGCGGCGAGCGCCTCGCCCGTCACCTCGAAACCCTCCTCCAGCGTCACGAAGGCCTTGGGCGCCTCGCCGCGATAGGCGTCGGGCACACCGAGCACGATTGCTTCCTTGACCGCGGGGTGCTCATAGAGATGCGCCTCGATCACGCTCGGATAGACTTTGAAGCCGCCGACCGCGATCATGTCCTTCAGCCGGTCGACGATGCGGATATAGCCGCCCTCCTCGATCACCGCGACATCGCCGGTGCGCAGCCAGCCGTCGGCGGTGAAGCTGTCCTTGTCGGCATCGGGGCGGTTCCAATAGCCCTGCATGACCTGCGGGCCTTTCACGGCCAGCTCGCCGGGCTCGCCGTCGGGAGCGTCTTTCGACGGATCTTCCTTGTCGAGCAGGCGAATGTGCGTCGCGGGAAGCGGCTGGCCGATCGTGCCGGGCCGGACCGGGCCGTCATAGGGGTTGGTCGCGACGACCCCCGAGCTTTCGGTGAGGCCATAGCCTTCGACCAGCGATGCGCCCGTTGCCGCGACAAACTTCTCGCGCAGCTCGGCGGGCATCGGCGCGCCGCCCGAGATGCACACGCGCAGCGAGGAAAAATCGGTGCGCGCGAGGTCGGGATGGTCGAGCAGCGCCTGATACATGGTCGGCACGCCGGGGAGCGCCGTCGTCTTTGTCCGGCCAATCGCCGCCAGCGCCTGTTTGGCGTCGAAACGCGGCAGCATGGTGATCGACCCGCCGTTGAGCACCGTGCGGTTGAGCACGCAGGTGTTGGCAAAGACGTGGAAGAAGGGGAGGACGCCGAGAATGCGATCCTCCGCGTCATGGTCGGGGTCGATCGCATTCACCTGCCGCGCGTTGGCGGTGAGGTTCTGATGCGTCAGCTTTGCGCCTTTCGGCGTCCCCGTCGTGCCGCCGGTATATTGGATCAGCGCGATGTCTTTTTCGGGATCAATGGCGACCGGCTCGGGCCGCCCGTCATTGTCGGTGAGCGCCGAGAAGCGGATGACGCGCCGATCGCCGGGCAGCGGCGCGACCTCGCGGCGCTTGAACAGGCGATAAAGCAGCGACTTGGTTCGCGGCAGGCCGCCCGCGACCGACCCGACGATCAGCCGCTTGAGGCTCGATCCGTCGAGCACTTTCAGCGCCGTCGGCAACAATGCCGCGGCGCTCAGCGTGAACAGCGTATCGGTGCCTGAATCCTCGACCTGCGCTTCCAGCTCGGCGACGGTGTAGAGCGGCGAGAAGTTCACGACCGTCGCGCCCGCCATCAGCGCGCCATAATAGGCCGCGACATAATGGGGCACATTGGGAAGGAAGAGGCCGACGCGGCTGCCCTTGCCCAGCCCCAGCTGCTGAAGCCCGCGCGCGACGCGCGCGGCGCCGCGTGCAACCTCGGCATAGCCGAACTGCCGCCCCATGAAGTCGAGCATCGGCGCATCGCCCCTTCGCGCCACGCTCGCCGCGAGCATGTCGGGCAGCGACAGCGGCGCGAAGCTCTGGTCCCAGTCGGTGGGGTGATGATATTCGGTCGACCAGGAAAAAGGGCTGTCCATGGGGGGTGGCGATCCTCTCGAGTGTTTTCTTACACTAAGGTCAGCAGGACGCGATTGGCAACCGCGCTTGCTTGCCGCGCGCCGCGGGGGAGGCTAGGCAGCACAGATCGTCTTTCTCAGGGGCCTTGCCATGCCGCTATCGCGTTTCGCCGTTCCGACTTTGCTCATTGCCTTTGCGCTCGCCGCGCCGACGGCTGCCCGGGACAAGGAGTCGCCCGTGGCGCCGGCGCAGATTCGCGAACTCTATGCCTGTCGCGACATCGCCGACGCCGCCCAGCGGCTCGCCTGCTTCGACCGCGAGGTCGGCGAACTCGCCGCGGCCGATGCGGCGCGCGAGATCACCTTCACCGACCGCGAAACCGCGCGCAAGGCGCGCCGCGGCCTGTTCGGCTTTTCCTTTCCCAAACTCGGCGGCCTGTTCGGCGGCGACGAGGATGAGATCAGGGAGATCGAAACCACGATCCGCGCGGTCAGCATGAACCGGTCGGGCCTGTACACGCTGGTGATGGACGACGATGCGGTGTGGACGCAGATCGACACCACACGGCTGCCGCGTCAACCCAGGCCGGGGCAGAAAGTGAAGATCAAGACCGCGAGCATGGGCAGCTATTTCGCGACGATCGACGGCGGCCGCACGATCCGCATGAAGCGCGACCGCTGATTG is a genomic window of Sphingopyxis sp. FD7 containing:
- a CDS encoding peroxiredoxin is translated as MTIQPGDKLPDATFVKVTENGPEQVSSADYFKGRKVALFSVPGAFTPTCSAKHLPGFVEKADELKAKGVDEIACTAVNDAFVMGAWSKSANAGDAVTMLADGNGAFAEAVGLTMDGTAFGMGKRGQRFSMIVNDGVVEQLNVEAPGEFKVSSADHMLEQL
- a CDS encoding AMP nucleosidase, which codes for MTSRSSQETADPAARVDAIIAELQTAFRASVANLKSAIAAYVRDRSLPPADAAATGLFDYPAIRLTTTGEQREGQAGHNLSFGRFERAGTFVTTVTRPDLFADYLREQLMLLARHYDVEIEVTRTGQQIPFPYVLDASDGSDMGGVTPLELARHFPTTELADIGDELADGLFGLDPTEPQPLALFDALRTDFSLARLRHYTGTAPEHFQRYILFTNYHRYVDEFVAWAGAQVGQGRYTALAGAAGLYVDQPGVNASALVADSAWRRHQMPAYHLIAPDGGGITLVNIGVGPSNAKTICDHLAVLRPEAWLMIGHCGGLRPSQRIGDYVLAHAYLRDDHILDGVLPPEIPIPPIAEVQQALASAAESVSGTSGADLKKRMRTGTVVTTDDRNWELRYTDSALRFSQSRAIGIDMESATIAAQGYRFRVPYGTLLCVSDKPLHGELKLPGQANRFYEEAIAAHLQIGIRACETMRDEGAKLHSRKLRAFNEPPFR
- the clpA gene encoding ATP-dependent Clp protease ATP-binding subunit ClpA, which gives rise to MPSFSESLEKTLHNALKAASERHHEYATLEHLLFALIDDDHAAEVMRACGVALGDLQSAVVHYLDTELDSLKVEGHSDPSPTSGFQRVVQRAILHVQSSGKDEVTGANVLVALFSERESYAVYFLQQQDLTRLDAVSYLSHGVGKGGKPAAQAEPEEKEEAKDKDSGGKNKKETALDQFTVNLNEKAKTGKVDPLIGRSAEVDRTIQILCRRSKNNPLYVGDPGVGKTAIAEGLARKIVEGDVPEVLLPAVIYSLDMGALLAGTRYRGDFEERLKQVVTELEALPHAILFIDEIHTVIGAGATSGGAMDASNLLKPALSGGVIRCIGSTTYKEFRNHFEKDRALLRRFQKIDVIEPSLEDTKKILAGLRSAFEAHHQVRYTPDAINAAVDLSARYINDRKLPDKAIDVIDEVGAMQMLVAPSKRKKTITAKEIEAVIATMARIPPKSVSTDDKAVLASLETDLKRVVFGQNTAIEVLSSAIKLSRAGLRDPEKPIGNYLFSGPTGVGKTEVAKQLASIMGIPLQRFDMSEYMERHSVSRLIGAPPGYVGYDQGGLLTDAIDQNPHCVLLLDEIEKAHPDLFNILLQVMDNGRLTDHHGKTVDFRNVILIMTTNAGASDMARESIGFGQQTREDAQEEAVKRMFTPEFRNRLDAIVPFGYLPPEVVARVVDKFILELELQLADRNVHIQLDDAAREWLTGKGYDKLYGARPMGRLIQEKIKQPLAEELLFGKLVHGGEVKVKMKTGEDAHVGNPLAFEITPAAPKGARGKAKAKPEKTVE
- a CDS encoding long-chain-fatty-acid--CoA ligase codes for the protein MDSPFSWSTEYHHPTDWDQSFAPLSLPDMLAASVARRGDAPMLDFMGRQFGYAEVARGAARVARGLQQLGLGKGSRVGLFLPNVPHYVAAYYGALMAGATVVNFSPLYTVAELEAQVEDSGTDTLFTLSAAALLPTALKVLDGSSLKRLIVGSVAGGLPRTKSLLYRLFKRREVAPLPGDRRVIRFSALTDNDGRPEPVAIDPEKDIALIQYTGGTTGTPKGAKLTHQNLTANARQVNAIDPDHDAEDRILGVLPFFHVFANTCVLNRTVLNGGSITMLPRFDAKQALAAIGRTKTTALPGVPTMYQALLDHPDLARTDFSSLRVCISGGAPMPAELREKFVAATGASLVEGYGLTESSGVVATNPYDGPVRPGTIGQPLPATHIRLLDKEDPSKDAPDGEPGELAVKGPQVMQGYWNRPDADKDSFTADGWLRTGDVAVIEEGGYIRIVDRLKDMIAVGGFKVYPSVIEAHLYEHPAVKEAIVLGVPDAYRGEAPKAFVTLEEGFEVTGEALAAWLNPQLGKHERVIAVEVRDTLPKTMIGKLDRKALRAEAG